A region from the Arvicola amphibius chromosome 12, mArvAmp1.2, whole genome shotgun sequence genome encodes:
- the Ptpn7 gene encoding tyrosine-protein phosphatase non-receptor type 7 encodes MVQACEGRFRAQPPTLFLGAAMTQPPPTKAPAKKHVRLQERRGSSVALMLDVRSLGTVEPICSVNTPREVTIHFLRTAGHPLTCWGLQHQPPSPKQLEEEFLKIPSNFVNPEDLDIPGHASKDRYKTILPNPQSRVCLSRAQSQEDGDYINANYIRGYDGQEKVYIATQGPMPNTVADFWEMVWQEEVCLIVMLTQLREGKEKCVHYWPTEEETYGPFQVRIQDTKEHPEYTVRQLTIQHQEECRSVKHILFSAWPDHQTPESAGPLLRLVAEVESPETAANSGPIVVHCSAGIGRTGCFIATRIGCQQLKARGEVDILGIVCQLRLDRGGMIQTAEQYQFLHHTLALYAAQLPQEPSP; translated from the exons ATGGTCCAGGCCTGTGAAGGGCGCTTCAGAGCACAGCCACCGACCTTGTTTTTGGGGGCAGCCATGACCCAGCCTCCACCCACCAAAGCTCCAGCCAAGAAGCATGTACGCCTGCAGGAGAG AAGGGGCTCCAGTGTGGCTCTGATGCTGGATGTGAGGTCTTTGGGCACCGTGGAACCCATCTGCTCAGTGAACACACCCCGGGAGGTCACAATACACTTTCTGCGCACAGCCGGACACCCCCTTACATGCTGGGGTCTACAGCACCAGCCACCCAGCCCCAAGCAACTAGAGGAGGAGTTCTTG AAGATTCCCTCAAACTTTGTCAACcctgaagacctggatatccCTGGGCATGCCTCCAAGGACAGATACAAGACCATCTTGCCAA ATCCCCAGAGCCGCGTCTGTCTCAGCCGGGCACAGAGCCAGGAAGATGGCGACTACATCAATGCCAACTACATCCGA GGCTATGATGGCCAGGAGAAGGTCTACATTGCCACCCAGGGCCCCATGCCAAACACTGTAGCGGACTTCTGGGAGATGGTGTGGCAAGAAGAagtgtgtctcattgtcatgctCACCCAGCTTCGAGAGGGCAAGGAG AAATGTGTACATTACTGGCCCACAGAAGAGGAAACCTATGGGCCCTTCCAGGTCCGCATCCAGGACACTAAAGAGCACCCAGAATATACTGTGAGGCAGCTTACCATCCAG CACCAAGAGGAATGCCGGTCAGTAAAGCACATCCTCTTCTCGGCCTGGCCAGACCACCAGACTCCAGAATCGGCTGGGCCCCTGCTGCGCCTGGTGGCTGAGGTGGAGAGCCCAGAGACAGCGGCCAACTCTGGGCCTATCGTGGTCCACTGCAG TGCAGGGATTGGCCGGACAGGCTGCTTCATCGCCACCCGCATCGGCTGCCAGCAGCTGAAGGCCCGAGGAGAAGTGGACATTCTGGGCATCGTATGCCAACTGCGCCTAGACAG AGGAGGCATGATCCAGACTGCAGAACAGTACCAGTTCCTGCACCACACGCTGGCCCTGTATGCAGCCCAGCTGCCCCAGGAGCCCAGCCCCTGA
- the LOC119827771 gene encoding receptor-type tyrosine-protein phosphatase V-like: MRPLIPFAALLWLQGLLAEEDACPSLEGSPDREGEGLPLSVNVSSQGKPTSLFLSWMSAEPDGFDYALSLRSLNLLGSPEGQQFQAHTNESSFEFHGLVPGSRYQLELTVLRPCRQNVTVTLTAQTAPSVVRGLQLHSSGSPASLEASWSDAPGDQDSYQLLLYHLESQTLAHNISVSPGILSYNFDNLLPGSQYVLEVITWAGSLQAKTSIHQWTEPVPPAHLALRALDTSSLKAFWNSSEGAAWFHLMLTDHLGGTNLTAVLRRGVSNHTFLHLSPGTPYKLKLCAAAGPHWVVGPNATEWTYPSSPSDLVLTPLSNELWASWKAGPGARDGYVLKLSGPVENTTALGPEECTAEFPGPLPPGHYTLGLKVLAGPYDAQMEARTWLTETAVLPRESPGARLQLDELEAIKQAGRRALLYADGAPGLLGNVSVPSGATHVTFCGLVPGAHYRVDIASSEGDITQSIMGYTRPLPPQSLQVISGSIPADLTVSWAPAPGQQEGYKFTWHQDGSQWSPGNLVDLGPNNSSLTLKSLVPGSCYTMSAWAWAGNLRSSLRKIHGCTRPAPPTNLSLGLSTQPAALTASWSHPPGGRDGFQLRLYRLRPLALESEMLLSWEVQNFSWAQLAAGSEFQVQLATLWGSEESNSANSTGWTPPLAPTMVNVTSEAPTQLQASWVHAPGGRNSYQVTLYQEGARTATSIVGPEADSTSFSGLTPGTKYKVEVISWAGPLFAAAANVSAWTHPLTPNELLVSMQADSAVVSLAWPSGPLGQGTCQAQLSDAGHLSWEQPLSPGQDHLMLRHLTPGHTVLMSVKCQAGPLQASTHPVVLSVEPGPVEDVLCQPEATHLVLNWTMPAGDVGACLVVVEQLVGGGSGHFVFQVNTSEDALLLPGLMPATSYRLSLTVLGRNSLWSRAVTLVCTTSAEVWHPPELAEAPQLELGTGMGVTVTRGMFGKDDGQIQWYGIIATINMSSAQPSREAINHTWYDHYYGGRDSYLAVLFPNPFYPGPWTVPRSWTVPVGIEDCGHTQEICNGHLKPGFQYRFSVAAFSRLNLPETIITFSAFSEPQASISLVAVPLPVLMGTVAGCIFIVCAMLCLLCWWRLKGPRPEKDGFSHELMPYNLRRTHRPIPIHSFRQSYEAKSAHAHQAFFQEFEELKEVGREQPRLEAEHPDNTTKNRYPHVLPYDHSRVRLAQLAGEPHSDYINANFIPGYSHPQEFIATQGPLKKTLEDFWRLVWEQQVQVIIMLTVGMENGRVLCEHYWPASSTPVTHGHITIHLLAEEPEEEWTRREFQLQHGVQQKQRRVKQLQFTTWPDHSVPEAPSSLLTFVELVREQVHITQGKGPTLVHCSAGVGRTGTFVALLRLLQQLEEEQMVDVFNTVYILRLHRPLMIQTPSQYIFLHRCLLHKILEGPSDTSDSGPISVLNFAQACAKRAANANAGFLKEYKLLKQAIKYKTGSLMPPPGYNQNSVVPGDRSQMQFSLVEESPADNMLESWLFPGGPCGRDHVVLTGSAGPKELWELVWEHGAHVLVSLGLPDAKEKLQDFWPVEMQPVVTGMVTVHRVAESNMAGWPCTLFRVIHGESGIERQVQRLQFPFLESGCELPATTLLPFLNAVVQCCSRGKSKKPGTLLSHSSKGTNQLGTFLALEQLLQQAGTECSVDVFNVALKQSQACGLMTPTLEQYIHLYNCLNSALRNGLP, translated from the exons ATGAGGCCTCTGATTCCGTTCGctgccctcctctggctccaGGGCCTTTTGGCGGAG GAAGACGCATGCCCATCCCTGGAAGGGAGCCCAGACAGGGAGGGTGAAG GTCTACCCCTGAGCGTGAACGTCAGCAGCCAGGGAAAGCCTACCAGCCTGTTTCTGAGCTGGATGTCGGCAGAGCCAGATGGGTTTGACTATGCCCTCAGCCTCAGGAGTCTGAACCTCTTGGGCTCTCCAGAAGGGCAGCAGTTTCAGGCTCACACAAATGAGTCCAGTTTTGAGTTCCATGGCCTGGTGCCAGGGAGTCGCTACCAGCTGGAATTGACTGTCCTAAGACCCTGTCGGCAGAATGTCACTGTTACCCTCACTGCCCAAACTG CCCCGTCAGTGGTCCGTGGACTGCAGCTGCATAGCTCTGGGAGCCCAGCCAGCCTGGAAGCCTCATGGAGCGATGCCCCTGGGGATCAAGACAGCTACCAGCTTCTCCTCTACCACCTGGAATCACAAACGCTGGCACATAACATCTCAGTGTCCCCTGGCATCCTGTCTTACAATTTTGACAACCTCTTGCCGGGTAGTCAGTACGTCTTGGAGGTTATCACCTGGGCTGGCAGTCTCCAAGCGAAGACTAGCATccaccaatggacag AGCCTGTGCCTCCAGCTCACCTAGCACTACGCGCCTTGGATACCAGCAGCCTGAAAGCCTTCTGGAACAGCTCTGAAGGGGCCGCCTGGTTCCACCTGATGCTCACAGACCACCTAGGGGGCACCAACCTGACCGCAGTGCTCAGACGAGGGGTCTCCAACCACACCTTCCTTCACCTGTCTCCAGGCACACCTTATAAGCTGAAGCTTTGTGCTGCGGCTGGGCCTCACTGGGTTGTGGGGCCCAACGCCACCGAGTGGACCT ATCCCTCCTCCCCATCTGACCTGGTGCTGACCCCTTTGTCTAATGAGCTCTGGGCAAGCTGGAAGGCAGGGCCGGGAGCCCGGGATGGCTATGTGCTGAAGTTAAGTGGGCCAGTGGAGAATACCACTGCTCTGGGCCCTGAAGAGTGCACTGCCGAATTCCCAGGACCCCTGCCTCCCGGACACTACACCTTGGGGCTGAAGGTTCTAGCTGGACCTTATGATGCCCAGATGGAGGCCAGGACCTGGCTGACTG AGACTGCTGTCCTTCCCAGGGAGAGTCCTGGTGCCAGACTACAGCTCGATGAACTGGAAGCCATCAAGCAGGCTGGGAGGCGGGCACTACTCTATGCTGATGGTGCTCCAGGTCTCCTAGGAAACGTCTCTGTGCCCTCTGGTGCCACTCATGTCACTTTCTGTGGCTTGGTACCTGGAGCCCACTACCGGGTGGATATCGCCTCATCTGAGGGTGACATCACTCAGAGTATTATGGGCTACACAC GTCCCCTGCCACCTCAGTCACTGCAGGTCATCAGTGGGAGCATCCCGGCTGACCTGACCGTCAGTTGGGCTCCAGCACCAGGACAGCAAGAGGGCTACAAGTTCACCTGGCATCAGGACGGCAGCCAGTGGTCACCTGGCAACCTTGTTGACTTGGGCCCTAACAATTCCAGCCTGACTCTGAAGTCTCTGGTACCTGGCTCCTGCTACACCATGTCAGCATGGGCCTGGGCTGGGAACCTCCGCTCCAGTTTGCGGAAGATCCACGGCTGCACCC GCCCTGCTCCTCCCACCAACCTGAGCCTGGGCTTGTCCACCCAGCCTGCAGCACTGACGGCTTCCTGGAGTCACCCGCCAGGTGGCAGGGATGGCTTTCAGCTGCGGCTTTACCGGCTGAGGCCCCTGGCACTTGAAAGCGAGATGCTCCTGTCCTGGGAGGTCCAGAACTTCTCCTGGGCCCAGCTGGCGGCAGgctctgagttccaggttcagctgGCTACCCTGTGGGGTTCCGAGGAAAGTAACAGTGCCAACTCTACAGGCTGGACAC CCCCCTTAGCCCCCACAATGGTAAATGTGACTAGTGAGGCTCCCACCCAGCTCCAAGCATCCTGGGTCCATGCTCCTGGGGGCCGGAACAGCTACCAAGTGACCCTATACCAGGAAGGTGCCCGGACAGCCACCAGCATTGTTGGGCCCGAGGCAGACAGCACAAGCTTTTCGGGTTTGACTCCTGGCACTAAGTACAAAGTGGAGGTCATCTCCTGGGCTGGGCCCCTTTTTGCCGCAGCAGCCAATGTTTCTGCTTGGACAC ATCCACTCACACCCAATGAGTTGCTCGTGTCCATGCAAGCAGACAGTGCTGTAGTTAGCCTGGCCTGGCCCAGTGGCCCGTTGGGCCAGGGGACATGCCAGGCCCAACTCTCAGATGCTGGACACCTCTCGTGGGAGCAACCCCTGTCACCAGGCCAAGACCACCTCATGCTGAGGCACCTCACGCCAGGACACACCGTCTTGATGTCTGTGAAGTGTCAGGCAGGGCCGCTGCAGGCCTCCACTCACCCTGTGGTGCTATCTGTGG AGCCTGGCCCCGTGGAAGATGTGCTGTGCCAGCCTGAGGCCACCCACCTGGTCCTGAACTGGACGATGCCTGCTGGAGATGTGGGTGCCTGCCTGGTGGTGGTAGAGCAGCTGGTCGGGGGAGGGAGCGGTCACTTTGTCTTCCAGGTCAACACCTCGGAGGATGCTCTCCTGTTACCCGGTTTGATGCCAGCTACTTCCTACCGCCTCAGCCTCACTGTGCTGGGCAGGAATAGCCTGTGGAGCCGGGCAGTCACCCTGGTGTGCACTACTTCTGCTGAGG TTTGGCACCCCCCTGAGCTAGCTGAAGCCCCCCAGCTGGAGCTGGGGACAGGGATGGGCGTGACAGTCACACGTGGCATGTTTGGCAAAGATGATGGGCAGATCCAGTGGTATGGCATAATTGCCACCATCAACATgtcat CGGCCCAACCTTCCCGGGAAGCCATCAACCACACGTGGTATGACCACTACTATGGAGGACGTGACTCCTATCTGGCTGTGCTGTTCCCCAACCCCTTCTACCCAGGGCCTTGGACTGTGCCAAGATCCTGGACAGTGCCTGTGGGCATAGAGGACTGTGGCCACACCCAGGAGATATGCAATGGGCATCTCAAGCCAGGTTTCCAGTATAG ATTCAGTGTCGCGGCCTTCAGTAGGCTTAACCTTCCCGAGACCATCATCACCTTCTCGGCTTTCTCAG AGCCCCAGGCCAGCATCTCTCTGGTGGCAGTGCCCCTGCCGGTGTTGATGGGGACTGTGGCAGGCTGTATCTTCATTGTGTGTGCAATGCTGTGCTTGCTGTGCTGGTGGCGCCTGAAAGGACCaag GCCGGAGAAGGATGGTTTTTCCCATGAGCTGATGCCTTACAACCTGCG GCGGACCCATCGGCCCATCCCCATCCATAGCTTCCGGCAAAGCTACGAGGCCAAGAGTGCACACGCACACCAGGCTTTCTTCCAGGAGTTTGAG GAGCTGAAGGAGGTAGGCAGGGAGCAGCCCAGACTAGAGGCCGAGCATCCTGACAACACCACCAAGAACCGGTACCCACACGTGCTACCCT ATGACCACTCGAGGGTCAGACTGGCCCAGCTGGCAGGAGAACCTCATTCTGACTACATCAACGCCAACTTCATCCCA GGCTACAGCCACCCACAAGAGTTCATCGCCACTCAGGGGCCCCTCAAGAAAACACTAGAGGATTTCTGGCGGCTGGTATGGGAGCAGCAAGTTCAAGTCATCATCATGCTGACTGTGGGCATGGAGAACGGGCGG GTGCTGTGTGAGCActactggccagccagctccaCCCCTGTCACCCATGGTCATATCACCATCCACCTCCTGGCAGAGGAGCCTGAGGAGGAGTggaccaggagggagttccagctgcagcat GGTGTCCAGCAAAAGCAGCGGCGGGTGAAGCAGCTACAGTTCACTACCTGGCCAGACCACAGTGTGCCAGAGGCTCCCAGCTCTCTGCTCACGTTCGTGGAACTGGTACGGGAGCAGGTGCACATCACTCAGGGCAAGGGACCCACCCTGGTGCATTGCAG CGCCGGCGTGGGCCGGACAGGCACTTTTGTGGCTCTATTGCGCCTACTGCAGCAACTAGAGGAAGAGCAGATGGTTGACGTGTTCAACACCGTGTACATTCTTCGACTGCACCGGCCCCTCATGATCCAGACGCCG AGTCAGTACATCTTCCTGCACCGTTGTCTGCTCCACAAGATTCTGGAAGGACCCTCTGATACCTCAGA ctccgGCCCCATCTCTGTGCTGAATTTTGCACAGGCTTGTGCCAAGAGAGCAGCCAATGCCAATGCTGGTTTCTTGAAAGAGTACAAG CTCCTGAAGCAGGCCATCAAGTATAAGACTGGCTCTCTGATGCCCCCTCCTGGCTATAATCAGAACAGCGTTGTCCCGG GTGATCGTTCTCAGATGCAGTTCTCCCTGGTGGAGGAGAGCCCTGCTGACAACATGCTGGAATCCTGGCTCTTCCCC GGTGGGCCGTGCGGTCGGGACCACGTGGTGCTAACTGGCTCTGCAGGACCGAAGGAGCTCTGGGAACTGGTGTGGGAGCACGGTGCCCACGTGCTGGTCTCCCTGGGCCTGCCTGATGCCAAAGAAAAG CTGCAAGACTTCTGGCCGGTGGAGATGCAGCCTGTTGTCACAGGCATGGTGACGGTGCACAGAGTGGCTGAGAGCAACATGGCTGGGTGGCCCTGTACCCTCTTCAGAGTCATACAT GGGGAGAGTGGAATTGAGAGGCAGGTTCAACGCTTGCAGTTTCCATTCTTGGAGTCTGGGTGCGAGCTCCCAGCTACCACCTTACTGCCCTTCCTGAATGCTGTGGTCCAGTGCTGCTCCCGCGGCAAGAGCAAGAAGCCAGGGACCCTGCTCAGCCACTCCAG CAAGGGCACAAATCAGCTGGGCACCTTCTTGGCCCTGGAACAGCTGCTACAGCAAGCAGGGACCGAGTGCTCTGTGGATGTCTTCAATGTGGCCCTGAAGCAGTCACAGGCCTGTGGCCTCATGACCCCAACGCTG GAGCAGTATATCCACCTGTACAACTGTCTGAACAGTGCACTACGGAACGGGCTGCCTTGA